The following coding sequences lie in one Lolium perenne isolate Kyuss_39 chromosome 2, Kyuss_2.0, whole genome shotgun sequence genomic window:
- the LOC127333197 gene encoding uncharacterized protein — MWEKAAKTRKMNESSTPNQTTTASSVESNLQMVLWQAPESREETSTPHVEVEDDESIDEDDEMMQADLEALEHDPGKWIPISMYDVNDQDRVRRRFIEMGPCQPKNHKFEFTNKGGRERRFSAVWFKDFPWIEYSVEKERAFCFVCYLFKDKTRCPGGDAFVKKGFNNWNMKKRLKKHEGEVSSAHAEAQEKYDRFNSPQTSIRESIASNTTQYKALYKQRLTWTLKCVRYLLHQGLAFRGHDESEDSLNKGNFLELLNWLAGNFEEVNRVVLKNAPRNCRMIHHDIQQEVIECCAKETTKLLIEELDGGHFSILADESSDVYQNEQLAVCLRYIDKKGRAVERFLGLSHVEDTTSLTLKTAIQKMLMNYNLTFAMVRGQGYDGASNMKGNANGLKKLIMDESPSAYYVHCFAHQLQLTLVAVAKESGDCTWFFQQLAHLLNALSMSCKKMRLLRIAQAEELIASLELEEVETGSGLNQEMGLGRPCDTRWGSHFKTVNHVISMYGALRRVLRKIGDEYNSAEAQAALTIETTFLSFEFVFMAHLMQEIFGYTDDLSRALQKQDEDIVHAIQVLDDTKFYLGALRSDAGWDDFLTKVTSFCTKHKIKVVDMEGPYFPVGRPRRGVCNGVTNYHRFKVDMFVSVIDMQIGELNGRFDEVNTELLICMASFSPLHLFAAYDQEKLVKLATKFYASDFTRDELARLPWQLNMYVANLRRDERFQNLKNLSELSVMLVKTKKHEQYHIVYKLLKLVLILPVATASVERMFSSMSYLKNKLRNKMGDDYLNYCMVTFVERDFFRQVKDEDIINLFQKGKRKVIM; from the coding sequence ATGTGGGAAAAGGCTGCAAAAACAAGGAAAATGAATGAATCATCCACACCGAATCAGACAACAACTGCATCTAGTGTTGAGAGCAATTTGCAAATGGTTTTATGGCAAGCACCGGAGAGTAGAGAAGAAACCTCAACACCTCATGTAGAAGTAGAAGATGATGAATCTATAGATGAAGATGATGAAATGATGCAAGCAGATTTAGAGGCACTCGAACATGATCCTGGAAAGTGGATTCCCATCTCTATGTATGATGTCAATGATCAAGATAGAGTAAGAAGAAGATTTATTGAGATGGGGCCATGTCAACCAAAGAATCATAAATTTGAGTTTACAAATAAAGGTGGAAGAGAGCGTCGCTTTTCCGCTGTTTGGTTTAAAGACTTTCCATGGATTGAGTATAGTGTGGAAAAAGAAAGAgctttttgctttgtttgctatttATTCAAGGATAAAACAAGATGTCCCGGTGGAGATGCTTTTGTGAAGAAGGGATTTAATAACTGGAACATGAAGAAGAGATTGAAGAAACATGAAGGTGAGGTTAGTAGTGCTCATGCTGAAGCTCAAGAGAAGTATGATAGGTTCAATTCACCACAAACATCAATTCGGGAGTCTATTGCTTCAAACACCACACAATACAAGGCTTTGTATAAACAGCGTTTGACATGGACACTCAAGTGTGTGAGATATCTGTTGCACCAAGGCTTGGCATTTAGAGGACATGATGAAAGTGAAGACTCACTAAACAAAGGAAATTTTCTTGAGCTTCTAAATTGGCTAGCAGGAAATTTTGAAGAGGTTAACAGAGTTGTTCTCAAGAATGCTCCACGGAACTGCAGGATGATTCACCATGATATACAACAAGAGGTGATAGAATGTTGTGCAAAAGAGACTACTAAACTACTCATTGAAGAACTTGATGGTGGTCATTTTTCAATACTTGCAGATGAGTCTAGTGATGTGTATCAGAATGAGCAGTTGGCTGTTTGCTTGCGTTACATTGATAAGAAAGGAAGGGCGGTTGAAAGATTCCTTGGTCTTTCTCATGTTGAAGATACTACCTCTTTGACACTGAAAACCGCAATTCAGAAAATGCTTATGAATTACAATTTGACCTTTGCAATGGTGCGTGGGCAAGGATATGATGGAGCTAGTAACATGAAAGGTAATGCTAATGGCCTGAAAAAACTAATTATGGATGAGTCCCCTTCTGCCTATTATGTTCATTGTTTTGCCCATCAACTACAGTTAACTCTTGTTGCTGTTGCAAAGGAGAGTGGTGATTGTACTTGGTTCTTTCAGCAGCTTGCACACTTGTTAAATGCTCTTAGCATGTCTTGTAAAAAGATGAGATTGCTTCGGATAGCACAGGCTGAAGAACTCATTGCTTCATTGGAATTGGAAGAAGTAGAAACAGGGAGTGGGCTGAATCAGGAAATGGGTTTGGGAAGGCCATGTGATACACGTTGGGGCTCTCACTTCAAAACTGTGAACCATGTCATCTCTATGTATGGTGCACTACGACGAGTCCTTCGCAAGATTGGAGACGAGTACAATAGTGCGGAGGCACAAGCGGCTCTAACCATAGAGACAACATTTCTATCATTTGAGTTTGTTTTCATGGCACACTTGATGCAAGAAATATTTGGAtacacagatgatttgagtagagcTTTGCAAAAGCAAGATGAAGATATTGTTCATGCTATTCAGGTTCTCGATGACACAAAGTTCTACTTGGGGGCTTTGCGGTCTGATGCCGGATGGGATGATTTTCTCACAAAGGTCACATCTTTTTGTACAAAGCATAAGATCAAAGTTGTTGATATGGAGGGTCCTTACTTCCCCGTTGGCCGGCCTAGAAGGGGTGTATGCAATGGTGTGACCAATTACCATCGCTTCAAGGTAGATATGTTTGTGTCTGTCATTGATATGCAAATTGGTGagctaaatggcagatttgatgaGGTAAACACAGAGCTACTTATTTGCATGGCATCATTTAGTCCACTTCATCTATTTGCTGCTTATGATCAAGAGAAGTTGGTTAAGCTTGCTACAAAGTTTTATGCTTCTGATTTTACAAGAGATGAACTAGCAAGGCTTCCATGGCAACTAAACATGTATGTTGCTAATTTGCGTAGAGATGaaagatttcaaaacttgaaaaatcTGTCTGAGCTATCAGTTATGCTTGTCAAGACAAAGAAGCATGAACAATATCATATTGTTTACAAGCTTCTTAAGTTGGTATTGATTCTACCAGTAGCCACTGCTAGTGTTGAAAGAATGTTCTCTTCAATGAGCTATTTGAAGAATAAGCTAAGGAACAAAATGGGTGATGACTATTTGAACTATTGTATGGTTACATTTGTTGAGAGAGATTTCTTCAGGCAAGTAAaggatgaggatatcatcaatcTCTTCCAAAAAGGCAAGCGCAAAGTTATAATGTAA